Proteins encoded within one genomic window of Pseudomonadota bacterium:
- a CDS encoding prolipoprotein diacylglyceryl transferase, protein MWTYPGFDPVALSLGSLKIRWYGLMYLLAFATAWWLARRRAKRPDSGWTPVQVDDLIFYGAMGIILGGRIGYMLFYGGAQILENPLSILKIWEGGMSFHGGLLGVIIALMLFARKSGLGFWQIGDFTAPLVPLGLGFGRIGNFINGELWGGPADPSAPWAVMVNGQALHASQLYEAFLEGFLLFGILWVYTAKPRPLMAAGGLFLLLYGSFRVLIEFVRVPDEHLGYLAFGWVTMGQILSLPMIIAGVAIVTIAYTRNRAAA, encoded by the coding sequence ATGTGGACTTATCCTGGTTTCGATCCCGTCGCCCTGTCCCTGGGCTCGCTCAAAATTCGCTGGTACGGCCTGATGTATTTGCTGGCGTTCGCGACCGCCTGGTGGCTGGCGCGGCGGCGGGCCAAAAGGCCGGACTCCGGCTGGACGCCGGTACAGGTCGATGACCTGATTTTCTATGGCGCCATGGGGATCATTCTCGGCGGCCGCATCGGTTACATGCTGTTCTACGGCGGCGCGCAAATCCTGGAAAATCCGCTGTCGATACTCAAGATCTGGGAAGGCGGCATGTCTTTCCACGGCGGTCTGCTCGGCGTAATCATCGCGCTGATGCTGTTTGCCCGGAAAAGCGGCCTTGGTTTCTGGCAAATCGGCGATTTTACCGCACCGCTGGTGCCGCTCGGGCTCGGCTTTGGCAGGATCGGCAATTTTATCAACGGCGAACTGTGGGGCGGGCCGGCCGACCCGAGCGCGCCCTGGGCGGTCATGGTCAACGGCCAGGCGCTGCACGCATCGCAACTCTACGAGGCTTTCCTGGAAGGATTCTTGTTGTTCGGCATCCTCTGGGTTTATACGGCAAAACCGCGGCCGCTGATGGCGGCCGGCGGCCTGTTTTTGCTGTTGTATGGCAGTTTCCGCGTCCTGATCGAGTTTGTGCGCGTGCCTGACGAGCACCTGGGGTACCTGGCTTTCGGTTGGGTCACGATGGGGCAGATTTTATCCCTGCCGATGATCATAGCGGGCGTCGCTATCGTCACAATTGCCTACACCCGCAACCGGGCGGCCGCCTGA
- the thyA gene encoding thymidylate synthase, with protein sequence MKQYLDMLHLVRDHGAVKDDRTGTGTLSIFGHQMRFDLGAGFPLLTTKKLHLKSIIHELLWFLQGDTNVAYLNKHGVKIWDEWADDNGDLGPVYGRQWRSWPTAGGGETDQISKVVEQIKNEPDSRRIIVCAWNVGELEQMALLPCHCLFQFHVADGRLSCQLYQRSADIFLGVPFNIASYALLTHMLAQQCDLEPGDFIWTGGDCHLYSNHLEQADLQLTREPLPLPRLKIKRKPASIFDYRYDDFEIEGYRYYERIPAAIAV encoded by the coding sequence ATGAAACAGTACCTGGATATGCTGCACCTGGTGCGCGACCACGGCGCGGTCAAGGATGATCGTACCGGTACCGGTACCCTCAGCATATTTGGCCACCAGATGCGCTTCGATCTTGGTGCTGGCTTCCCCCTGCTAACGACCAAGAAGCTGCACCTGAAATCGATCATTCATGAGTTGTTGTGGTTTTTGCAGGGTGACACCAATGTGGCTTACCTGAATAAACATGGTGTGAAAATCTGGGACGAGTGGGCCGATGACAACGGCGATCTCGGCCCGGTGTATGGCAGGCAATGGCGCTCCTGGCCCACGGCGGGCGGTGGCGAAACAGACCAGATCAGCAAAGTGGTCGAGCAAATAAAAAATGAGCCGGATTCAAGACGAATCATCGTTTGCGCGTGGAATGTCGGCGAGCTCGAGCAAATGGCCCTGTTGCCGTGCCATTGCCTGTTCCAGTTCCACGTCGCCGATGGCCGTCTGTCCTGCCAGCTCTACCAGCGCAGCGCCGATATTTTTCTCGGTGTGCCATTCAACATCGCCTCTTATGCCTTGCTGACGCACATGCTGGCTCAGCAATGCGATCTCGAACCGGGCGATTTCATCTGGACCGGTGGCGACTGCCACCTGTACAGCAATCATCTCGAACAGGCGGACCTGCAATTGACACGCGAGCCCTTGCCCCTGCCAAGGCTGAAAATCAAACGCAAGCCGGCCAGTATTTTTGACTATCGTTACGACGATTTCGAAATAGAGGGCTACCGCTATTACGAGCGTATTCCTGCAGCCATCGCTGTCTAG
- a CDS encoding thioredoxin domain-containing protein, translating into MKPGQNKLGGETSPYLLQHADNPVDWFPWGDEALAKARKENKPILLSIGYSACHWCHVMAHESFENPQIAEQMNRLFVNIKVDREERPDLDRVYQTAHQVLAQRAGGWPLTVFLDPKDQMPFFAGTYFPPTTRQGMPGFADVLMRIDEFYRKEHEGLREQAESLQEVLTRIEAPPGEDLPAATVFAQARQTLEQDFDRRYGGFGQAPKFPHPSFCQRLLRHWRATAKDPNPDVQALYMVSHTLGQMARGGLYDQLGGGFFRYSVDAYWAIPHFEKMLYDNGQLLSLYAQAWQASADPYYRDIASATADWAIREMQSPDGGFYATLDADSEDGDGQKTEGAFYTWTPGEIQGLLDDDEFLAIETAYGLDQPPNFENSRWHLNLQQGHSHDAGLLADARKKLLKARGQRTRPARDEKIICSWNGLMIQGLAIAARALDRDELAKSAMRAANFVREKLWDDEAGLLSVYKDGRARFPAYLDDYAFLLNGLLELLQTRWDSRLFSFCLALARRLVDDFEDRDRGGFFFTAHQHEKLLFRPKTFADEAIPAGNGVAAFALQRLGYLLGDPRFLQAALNTLQSGKTAIERFPSGHATMLDALEEHLQPGETIVIRGEAEDAARWRKAATLVYAPKRQVYLLTGDDEELADAFADKRAGPGTIAYLCTGHVCSEPLTTMDAMLAAIAQG; encoded by the coding sequence ATGAAACCTGGGCAAAACAAGCTGGGCGGCGAAACCAGTCCATACCTGCTGCAACATGCGGACAACCCGGTGGACTGGTTCCCGTGGGGCGACGAAGCGCTGGCCAAAGCCAGGAAAGAAAACAAGCCGATCCTGCTTTCGATCGGCTACTCGGCCTGTCACTGGTGCCATGTCATGGCCCACGAGTCTTTTGAAAACCCACAGATCGCGGAACAAATGAACCGGCTGTTCGTGAACATCAAGGTGGACCGTGAGGAACGACCCGATCTCGACCGCGTTTACCAGACCGCACACCAGGTCCTGGCGCAACGGGCGGGTGGCTGGCCGCTGACCGTATTCCTCGACCCCAAAGACCAGATGCCATTTTTCGCCGGCACCTACTTCCCGCCAACCACCCGCCAAGGCATGCCGGGGTTTGCCGATGTGTTAATGCGCATCGACGAGTTTTATCGCAAGGAACACGAGGGCCTGCGCGAACAAGCGGAATCCTTGCAGGAGGTCCTGACGCGGATCGAGGCGCCGCCGGGCGAAGACCTGCCGGCGGCGACGGTTTTTGCGCAGGCGCGGCAAACCCTGGAGCAGGATTTTGACCGGCGCTACGGCGGCTTTGGCCAGGCGCCGAAATTCCCGCACCCAAGCTTCTGCCAGAGATTATTGCGCCACTGGCGCGCCACGGCCAAGGACCCGAATCCGGATGTGCAGGCGCTGTACATGGTCAGCCACACGCTGGGGCAAATGGCCCGCGGCGGCCTCTACGACCAGTTGGGGGGCGGGTTTTTCAGATACAGCGTCGATGCTTACTGGGCGATTCCACACTTCGAAAAAATGCTCTATGACAACGGCCAGTTGTTATCGCTGTATGCACAAGCCTGGCAGGCCAGCGCCGACCCGTACTACCGGGATATCGCCAGCGCAACCGCGGACTGGGCGATACGCGAAATGCAATCGCCCGATGGCGGTTTTTACGCGACGCTGGATGCCGACAGCGAAGACGGCGATGGCCAGAAAACCGAGGGCGCTTTCTACACCTGGACACCCGGCGAAATACAGGGCTTGCTGGATGACGATGAATTCCTGGCGATCGAGACCGCGTATGGCCTGGACCAGCCGCCCAATTTCGAAAACAGCCGCTGGCACTTGAACCTGCAGCAGGGCCATTCGCACGACGCCGGTTTGCTTGCCGACGCACGAAAGAAATTACTGAAGGCGCGCGGGCAAAGAACCCGGCCGGCGCGCGACGAAAAAATCATCTGCAGCTGGAACGGGCTGATGATCCAGGGCCTGGCAATCGCCGCTCGCGCGCTCGACCGCGATGAACTGGCGAAGTCGGCCATGCGCGCCGCGAATTTCGTGCGCGAGAAACTCTGGGATGACGAAGCCGGCTTGCTGTCCGTGTACAAAGATGGCCGAGCGCGCTTCCCCGCCTACCTCGACGACTACGCCTTCTTGCTCAATGGCCTGCTTGAATTGTTGCAGACTCGCTGGGATTCACGACTGTTCAGCTTCTGCCTGGCGCTGGCCCGGCGACTGGTCGACGATTTCGAAGACCGCGATCGCGGTGGGTTCTTTTTCACCGCCCACCAGCACGAGAAACTGTTGTTCCGGCCAAAGACCTTTGCCGACGAGGCGATACCCGCGGGCAACGGCGTCGCAGCGTTCGCGCTGCAGCGCCTGGGTTATCTGCTGGGGGACCCCCGTTTCCTGCAAGCGGCGCTAAATACGCTGCAAAGCGGCAAGACGGCGATTGAACGATTCCCGTCGGGCCACGCGACCATGCTGGACGCCCTCGAGGAACATTTGCAGCCCGGCGAGACCATCGTCATCCGGGGCGAAGCGGAGGATGCAGCCCGCTGGCGCAAAGCTGCCACCTTGGTTTATGCGCCAAAAAGGCAGGTCTATCTGCTGACCGGGGACGACGAGGAATTAGCGGATGCGTTTGCCGATAAGCGGGCCGGGCCAGGCACCATCGCTTATCTTTGCACCGGCCATGTGTGCAGCGAACCGCTGACGACGATGGACGCAATGCTGGCAGCGATCGCCCAGGGCTAG
- the folA gene encoding type 3 dihydrofolate reductase: MKISLILAMGRNRTIGRDNQLPWHLPADLAHFKTTTLGKPILMGRKTWESIGKALPGRLNIVLTGQAGYQADGATVVHSIDDAISICGSADELMVIGGAGVYEAFLPRAQKIYLTLIDEDFEGDTFFPELDEQKWREEAREDHLAGDKNPHDYSFRVLRKTAGINPYP, translated from the coding sequence ATGAAAATCTCCCTGATACTGGCGATGGGCAGAAATCGAACGATCGGCCGCGACAACCAGTTGCCATGGCATTTACCCGCCGATCTCGCCCACTTCAAAACGACGACCCTGGGAAAACCCATCCTGATGGGGCGCAAAACCTGGGAGTCGATCGGCAAGGCGCTACCGGGTCGGCTGAATATCGTGCTGACCGGGCAAGCCGGTTACCAAGCCGATGGCGCAACCGTCGTCCACAGCATCGACGATGCGATTTCAATCTGCGGATCGGCGGACGAGCTGATGGTCATCGGCGGAGCCGGCGTGTACGAGGCGTTTCTGCCCAGGGCGCAGAAAATCTACCTGACCCTGATCGACGAAGATTTCGAAGGCGATACATTTTTCCCCGAGCTCGATGAGCAAAAGTGGCGCGAAGAAGCCCGCGAGGATCACCTGGCGGGTGACAAGAACCCACACGATTATTCTTTCCGGGTCCTGAGAAAAACGGCCGGCATTAATCCATATCCTTGA
- a CDS encoding S9 family peptidase, giving the protein MDVVTGKSEAITGYKVADIVWYYWASKDRIIFRLTSDSDEPFVRSTGRGVFSISPDGKDFRQLYGSGVAQIKYELGGLDSLPNDDDHILVQRRGNRPAFPDVYRMNIKNGKLKKIIRNKNHVFTWITDNKGVVRAGISAGSVIEDLNYELIYRSDAKSPWRTLLEFYDSDTFTVFGFDETNSKMFVAARLDGGRYKLYAMDPETGQLGKPILEDAEYDIYYEYSNTPHLVTTDEGNPVYFEYMRDRPRRKFFDAKWQMRQKTIDQALPGLENRMVGWDRDETRFLIFRYSDRDEGSYYLYDEKEKSIRFLLAISPWLNSENLASTKPFEYEARDGLKLHGYITRKTGDSEGPAATIILPHGGPWGIRDQWGFDREVQYLASLGYTVIQPNFRGSGGYGYDFEVSSYRQWGLQMQDDLTDATYWAIENDIADPQRICIFGASYGGYAALMGVAKEPDLYACAIGYVGVYDLELKVRGLTRGRRLKGYGRIKTWGKEAFGDYKKDVERLRSTSPVYLASEIKVPVFIVIGDNDRVVSAIHGYNMISQLKRYKKDYRFMIRRTEGHGFFAEQNVIDLYSAVGDFLGANLDNDGQ; this is encoded by the coding sequence ATGGACGTCGTCACCGGGAAATCGGAGGCCATTACCGGGTATAAAGTAGCAGATATTGTTTGGTATTACTGGGCCAGCAAGGACCGAATCATTTTCAGGCTCACCAGCGATAGTGATGAGCCATTCGTAAGATCGACTGGCAGGGGCGTTTTCAGTATCAGCCCAGATGGAAAAGATTTCAGACAGTTATACGGCTCGGGCGTCGCGCAAATCAAATATGAGCTCGGAGGACTTGACAGCTTGCCGAACGACGATGATCACATCCTCGTTCAACGGCGGGGCAATCGACCTGCGTTTCCCGACGTTTATCGGATGAACATAAAAAACGGAAAGCTCAAAAAGATCATTCGAAACAAAAACCATGTTTTTACTTGGATCACGGACAATAAAGGAGTCGTGCGTGCGGGTATATCCGCTGGTTCCGTGATCGAGGATCTGAACTACGAACTGATCTACAGATCAGACGCGAAAAGTCCCTGGAGAACTCTGCTCGAGTTTTATGACAGTGATACTTTTACGGTTTTCGGCTTTGATGAAACGAACAGCAAAATGTTTGTGGCCGCCCGCCTGGATGGTGGTCGCTACAAACTCTATGCGATGGATCCCGAGACCGGGCAACTGGGTAAACCGATCCTCGAAGATGCTGAGTACGATATTTACTACGAGTATTCAAACACTCCCCACCTGGTGACGACGGATGAGGGCAATCCTGTCTATTTCGAATACATGCGGGATCGCCCAAGACGAAAGTTTTTTGATGCGAAATGGCAAATGCGTCAAAAAACAATCGATCAGGCCTTGCCGGGGTTAGAGAATCGAATGGTGGGTTGGGACCGGGATGAAACGCGGTTCCTGATTTTTCGATACAGCGATCGCGACGAAGGGTCTTACTATTTGTATGACGAAAAAGAAAAGAGCATCAGGTTCCTGCTTGCGATCTCCCCGTGGCTGAACAGCGAGAATCTTGCCAGTACGAAACCATTTGAATATGAAGCGCGCGACGGCTTGAAACTGCACGGATATATCACCAGAAAGACGGGTGACTCAGAGGGACCCGCTGCGACCATAATACTGCCGCATGGCGGTCCCTGGGGCATCAGGGATCAGTGGGGTTTTGACAGGGAGGTCCAGTACCTGGCCAGCCTCGGATACACCGTGATCCAGCCCAATTTCCGCGGGTCCGGTGGCTATGGGTACGACTTCGAGGTTTCCTCTTACCGCCAGTGGGGTCTGCAAATGCAGGACGACTTGACGGATGCGACTTATTGGGCGATTGAAAACGACATCGCGGATCCACAGCGCATATGTATTTTTGGGGCGAGTTACGGGGGTTATGCCGCGCTGATGGGTGTGGCGAAGGAACCGGATCTGTATGCCTGCGCTATCGGTTATGTCGGTGTCTACGATCTCGAATTGAAAGTGCGGGGGCTTACTCGCGGACGCAGATTAAAAGGTTACGGACGTATCAAAACATGGGGCAAGGAAGCATTTGGTGATTATAAGAAGGATGTCGAACGATTGAGAAGTACATCGCCTGTTTACCTGGCTTCAGAAATCAAAGTGCCCGTATTCATTGTAATAGGGGACAATGATCGTGTTGTTTCGGCTATCCATGGCTATAACATGATCAGTCAGTTAAAACGCTACAAAAAAGACTATCGGTTTATGATACGGAGGACGGAAGGCCATGGCTTTTTTGCGGAACAAAACGTGATCGATCTTTATTCTGCGGTCGGCGATTTCCTTGGCGCCAATCTTGATAACGATGGGCAATAG